GTCCGTCCTGGGCCTCGGCCACCACCACAAGGCCTTCCCCCTCGAGGCCCGCCCTAAGCCCCAGGCGGAAGAGGGGGTGGTCATCGGCGATCAGGACGCGGAGGCTAGGTTCTGGAGTCCCCATTCCTGCCCTTAGCATAGGCCCACCCCTGGGCGGATGGGGCCAAAGCCTATACTGAGGCTATGCCATTAACCCTGAACGAACTGGCAAGCCTTTCCGGCCGGGCGTCGGAGGCGGTGCTTCGCGAGGAGGTGGAGGAAACCGGTTTAGTCCCGGAGGTTATCCTGGATAAGCTTCGGGAGCGCCTGGGCGTCATGCGGGATTCCATCCGCAGGGGTCTAGCCTCGGATGCTCCCAGCGTGGCGGGGATGGTGGGTAGGAACGCCAAGACCTTGTGGGAGACTCCCGATCCCTTGCGGGACCCCCTCTTGAAACGGGTCCAGGCCTACGCCATGGCGGTCAATGAAGAGAACGCCCGCATGGGCCGGATTGTGGCCGCACCCACAGCGGGTAGCGCCGGGACCCTGCCGGGGGCTCTTCTGGGGGTGGCGGATCACCTGGGTATCCCCGACGAAGCCCTCCTCATGCCCATGGTCCTGGCCGCCGGCGTGGCCAAGATCATCAACCGCCAGATCTACATCGCGGGGGCCAGCGGGGGGTGCCAGGCGGAGATCGGTTCCTCGGCAGCCATGGCGGCCGCCGCCGTTACCGAGCTCCTCGGAGGGAGCCCCGAGGCTTGTGCCCACGCGGCCGCTTTAGCCCTGCAGAACACCCTGGGCCTGGTTTGCGACCCCGTGGGGGGGTTTGTGGAGGTCCCCTGTGTGATGCGCAATGGGTTTTATGCGGTCCATGCGGTGAGCGCTGCCTCCATGGCCCTTGCGGGCATCAGGAGCGTGATCCCCCCCGATGAGGTGATCCTGGCCATGGCGGGCATCGGCCGTCTCCTGCCCTTGGAGCTAAAGGAAACGGGCCTTGGGGGCTTGGCGGACACCCCCACGGGGCGCCGGCTTGCCGCCCAGGCCCTAGGGCAGGTTTCCGAGGATTGAGCCCGGCCACCATGGAGCGCCAGGGGGCAGGATGGGGCTACTCCTCTCCTTTGGCCACCGGCACCCCCACCAGGTTGCCCCACTCTGTCCAGGAGCCATCGTAGTTCTTCACGTGCGGATAGCCCAGAAGGTACTTGAGGACAAACCAGGAGTGGCTGGAGCGCTCGGCGATGCGGCAGTAGACCACCACGTCCTTGTCCGGGGTGATCCCCAGGGACTGGTACAGGGCCGCTAGTTCCTCTACGGTCTTAAAGGTGCCATCGGGGTTCACCGCCTTGGCCCAGGGGATGTTTTTGGCGCCCGGGATGTGGCCGGCCCGTAGGGCCCCTTCCTGGGGATAACCGGGCATGTGGGTGAGCTCTCCCCGGTACTCCTCGGGGCTGCGCACGTCCACCAGGGCTCCCTTACCCTCCTTGGCCTTAAGGATGTGTTTGAGCACCTCGTCCCGGTAGGCGCGGATGGACTCATCCCGATAGGGGACGCGGTAGTGGCCTTTTGGGAAGGTGGGCACCTCGGTGGTGAGGGGGCGGCCCTCCTGCACCCATTTCTGGCGCCCCCCGTTCATCAGGCGCACGTCCTGGTGGCCGTTGTACTTGAGGAACCAGAAGGCATAGGCGGCCCACCAGTTGTTCTTGTCCCCGTAGAGGATCACCGTGGTGTCGTTGGAGATGCCAAGCCTTTCCATGAGGTTGGCAAACCCCTCTTCATCCACGAAATCCCGCACCACGGGGTTCCAGAAGTCCCTCTGCCAGTCCACTTTCTGGGCGTTGGGGATGTGGCCGGTGTCGTAGAGGAGGATGTCCTCGTCCACCTCGAGGATCCGAACCTGTGGGTCCTGCAGGCGCTCCTGAACCCATTCCGTGCTTACCAGTACCTCAGGATGGGCATACCCCATACCTCACCTCCCAGGCCAACATACCCCTGAGCGTGAAGTAATAAAGGAAACGAGCCCACATTTGGCAACAGGGCCTTGCCATGGGGGTGGGCGTCTGGTATAAAGGTACCTGCGGGGAGTAGCCTCCCCTAGTGGGGGCCAGCCGGTCGTCAGTACGGGAGCCTTCCCCGGTCGGCTGGGGCGCCTGAAGGCGCATGGCGAGACCACCTACGGGTGGCCTCGGTTTTTTGCTACTCTCCGTAAGGAGGTGGACGGGAATGGACATGTTGGCGCTTTTGCTCATGGTGCTGGTCTTCGTGGCCAGCTTGGCGATTCAAGGGGGTTTACAGGCCACCTTTGCCCGCTTTAGCCGGTTGGCCAATAGCCGTGGCCTCACGGGGGCCCAGGTGGCCCGGGCCATCCTGGATGCCCATGGCCTCACCCACGTGCGGGTGGAGCCGGTGCCGGGGGCTCTCACCGACCATTACGACCCCCACGCCAAGGCGGTGCGGCTTTCCGAGCCCAACTACGCCTCGCCCAGCCTAGCCGCCCTGGCGGTAGCGGCCCACGAGGTGGGGCATGCGGTGCAGGATGCCCAGGGGTATGCTTGGCTGCGGGTAAGGGCCAGCCTGCTGCCGGCCGCCAGCCTGGGTTCCAACCTGGGGCCTTGGCTGGTGATCCTGGGGCTTATGGTGGGGGCGATCGGTTTGGCCAAGCTGGGCCTCTACCTCTTCCTGGCGGTGGCCCTTTTCCAGCTGGTCACCTTGCCGGTGGAGTTTGACGCCTCGAGGCGGGCCTTGGAGTTCCTAAGGCGCATGGGCTTTCTTTCCCAACAGGAGATGGCCCCCGCCCGCCAGGTGTTGACCTGGGCAGCCCTTACCTATGTGGCGGCCCTAGCCAGCTCCTTGGCCACCCTTCTTTACTACGCCAGCCTCCTCATGGGCCGCCGGGAGGAGTAGATGCCCCTTCTCCTTTGCCCCAACTGCCAGGTGGGCATGCGGGAGGTGGAAAGACGGGGGGTCCTGTTGGACGTATGCCCCCAGTGCGGGGGTGTTTGGCTGGACAAGGGGGAGCTGGAGAAACTCCTGGCCGAGGCCCGGGAAGTGGAGCGTTCCTACGAGGAGGAAAGGGAGGCCTACTACCGCAAAGAAGGGAAACCCTACAGGAAAAAGAAAGGGTTTCTGGACATCTTTGACTGAGGGCATGCCACCTGAAAGCCCCCGGGAGACTCCGGGGGCTTTTTGGGGGATAGGCTACTCCGCCTTCTTAAGGCGGAGGTACCAGCGCCTGTACTCGGCGTACTCGGTTTTTCTGGCTTCGTCGGCCTTGAGCTCGTCCAAGGTGGCCGGAGGCTTGACGATGGCGGCCTCCCCGGGTTGCCAGTCGGCAGGGGTGTTCAAGCCGGTGCGGTCGGTGAACTGGAGAGCCCGGATGAAGCGCAGAATCTCGTCAATGTTCCGACCCGTGGTGAGGGGGTAATACAGCATCCCCCGGAGGATACCGTTGGGGTCAATGATGAACACCGCCCGCACCGCAGCGGTTTCGCTGGCGGCGGGGTGGATCATGCCATAGAGCTTGGACACCTTCATGTCCAGGTCGGCGATGACCGGGAAGTTAATCTGGACCCCGGACATCTCCTCCAGGTCCTTCAGCCAGGCCAGGTGGGCGTAGATGGAGTCAATGGAAAGGCCTACCAGCTGAACGCCCAGCTCCTCAAACTCCTTTTGCCGCTTTGCGAAGGCCAGAAACTCCGTGGAGCACACCGGGGTAAAGTCGGCGGGGTGGCTGAAGAGCACCACCCATTTGCCCTTGAGGTCGGATAGCCGAAGCTCCCCAGCCGTGGTCTTGGCCACGAAGTCCGGCGCAGGTTCGTTTAAACGGGGAAGGGTAACGGTCTCTTCCATATCAGACCTCCGCGGCTGATGTGCCAGCCGAGGGACACTATACCTTAAAGGGGTATCAGATGCAAGTGATTTGCGTTAGCGGTTGTCCCCTGAGCCCCCGATCTTTCCCCGTTCCAGCCGGGAGCGGAGCTTAGCTAGATTGCCTTGGGCAACCTCCTCCAAGCTCACCCCCAGGTCGGTGGCCAGCTGGGCCACATACCAAAGCACGTCCCCAAGCTCAGCCAAGAGATCCTCCCGAGCGTCCGGGCCGAGGGTTCCCCCGCGGTCTCTAAGCACCTTCTTTACCTTGTTGGCCAGTTCCCCTGCTTCACCCACCAGGCCCAAGGTGGGGTACAGGATCCGGTAGGCCTCGGGGTAAAGGGCGGTCTTCTTGGCCTGCTGCTGGTACTCATTCAGGGTCATGGGCTACCTCCTTGCGGATGGAGTAGACCCGGCTCACGCCTCCTTGGGCGGTGACCCCGTAGAGGGCGTGGCAGGCCTCCATGGTGCGCTTTTGATGGGTGATGAGGATGAACTGCTGCCCCGAGTGCAAGAACCTGGTGAAGCGGGCCAGGTTGGCGTCATCCAAGGCGGCGTCTACTTCGTCCAGTACCGCTAGGGGCAGACCCCCTTGGAGTTCCCCCAGGGAGAACAGAAAGGCCAAGGCGCCCAGGGTTTTTTCTCCCAGGGAAAGGAGGCGGAGGTCCTGGGTGCGTTTGCCTGCGGGAACCAGCGCCAGCTTCAGGCCCCGGCCCTCCCGCCGCACCTCGGCCTGGGCTCCCAGGAGGGCAGAAGCATTGCGCCGGAAGGCTTCCTGGAACACGGCGAAGCTTTCCCGCAAGCGCTCAGCGTATTCCCTTTCCACGGCCTTGGTCTCCGCCTCGAGGCGGTGCAGGGCTTCCAGGGCTTCTTGGACCTCCTCCTCCTGGGCTTTAAGGCGGGCTTCCAGCTGGAGGAGTTCCCTTTCCGCCAGGGCGTTCACGGGTCCTAAGCTGGCCCGCTCCCGTTCTAGCTGGGCCAGCTTGGCCTGCAGGGCCTTGGGGGTACCGGGGATCCTTTCCACGGGAGGCAAAGCGGCCCGCTCCCGCAAAAGCTCCTCCAGGAGGGCTTCCCGGCGGGCCAGGAGGAGGCTTAGGTTTTCCCGCTCGGCCAAAAGGGCGTTGGCCCGGGTGAGGGCCCGGGTTTCCCGTTCCTGGAGCGCTCGCCTTTCCTCCCGTAAGGCCACCAGCTGGCTTTCCAGGGCTTGCATCTCGGCCAGGAGGGGTTCGGTGGCGGCCAGTTTGGCCTTCAGCTCCTCCATTCGCAGCTGGAGGCGGCGCACCTCCTGTTCCGCCTCTTCCCAGGCTTTCTGGGCTTGGGAAAGAAGCTGCCAGCGTTCGTGGGCATCGGCCTGGGCCAAGGCTTCCTCCAGCTTTGTTAGCTCCTCCTCCAGGACCTGAAGCTGGGTTTCCTCCCAGGGGTCTTGGGGAGGCGGGGGGGGCTCTGGGGGCGGGGGTAGGGGGGAGGCGAGGGAACGCTTGAGGGTGGCCACCTGGGCCCGGAGTTCCTCCAGGTGCTGGTAGGAGGCCAAGGGGGCCAAGGCCTCCTCCAGGGCCCGGACCTTTTGCGGGAGGAGCTCTTCTTCGGCCTCGAGGTCCTCCAGGCGCCGTCTTAGGAGGAGGGTCTCCCCTCCTCCCCTTGGCCTTCCCCCGGTGAGGGCCCCCAGGCGTTCCAGCACCTCTCCTTCTACGGTGACCAGCCGTTCCCTGCCCCCCGCTTTACGGTAGGCGAGGGCGGTATCCAGGTCCCTGAAGACCAGGGTGTCCCCGAAAAGGGTGAGGAGAACTTCCTCTTCGTGGGGTACCCCGAGCCGCAGCCGGGCCAGCCGGAAAGCGGGTCCCAGGAGGCCAGAGGCCGGCTGGGGTGAAGGGGGAGGTGGGGGGGAAAGAAGGCTGAGGGGTAAGAAGGTGGCCCGGCCCCCTTCCCGCTTCAGGAGGGCGATGGCGGCTTTGGCGGCTTCCTCATCCTGGGTAAGCACCCATTGGAGCCGGGGGCCCAGGGCCACCTCCAAGGCCAGCTCCAGCCCCGGTTCGGGCCTCACCAGGTCGGCCACCACCCCCAGGACCCCGGGAAGCTTGCGCACCTTTCTGGGGCCCTCTTGCAGGTCGCTTCCCGCCTGCAACAGGCGCCTGAGGCGCTCGGCCTCCCGCTGGGCGGCCTGGGCTTGGGCCTTGAGCTCGGCCAGCCTTGCCTCCAGCTGCCTTCTTTGGGCCGCCTGGGCCTCGAGGACCCTCAGGGCCTCCTGCTTGCGGCCAAGTTCCTCCTCCAGACGTTGCCGCCGGGCGAGGGCCTCCGCATAGGCCTTTTGCCTCTCCTCGTAGCGGGCCCGTTCGCTCAGATAGCGGCGCAAGGCTTCTTCGTGGCGGCGCTTTTCCTCCTTTAGCTGGTTTTCCCGGGCCCGCAGGGCCTTGAGGCGCTGGCGGAGTTCCTCCGCCGGTACGGGGGGAGGGGGAACGGGGGGACCGGGGTCAGGCGGCGGGGGACGGTCCAAGGTCTTTTGAAGCCGGGAAAGCTCTCTTAGCTCGCGCTCCCAGCCCTCCCGTTCCTTGAGGCGAAGGCGCACCGCCTCCAGTTCCTGGCGCAAGGCCTCCTCCTTCTTGCCTAAGGTTTGGCGGTGGGCCTCGAGCCCTGCCCGTTCCTCCTTTAGGGTTTCCTCTTCCTGGGCTAGGGCTTCAAGCCTTTCCTGGGCCCTTTGCATCTCCTTCTGGGCTTCCTCTATCCGGGCCTCGAGGAGGCTTGCCTTCAGCGCCAGAACCTGGAGGTCCAGCTCCCGGGCCTTTTGCGCGGTTGCCGCTTCCCTTCTTAGCCCTTCTGCCCGGGCCTGGAGTTCCTCTAGCCCAAGCCTTCGCTGCTCCAAGAGGTCCCAGGCTTCCCGAAGGCGTTCTTCCGTGGTCCGGGCCGCCTCCGCCACGGGCCTAAGTCCCGAGGCCTCCTCCAGATGGCCAAGGAGCACCTCCTCCGGGGCCTCCAAAAGGGTGGCCACCTCCCCCTGGCCCACGATGGCGTACCCCCCCCGGCCCAGGCCCGTGCCGGCCAGGTGCAGGGCCAGGGTCTTGGCGCTGATGGGGCGGCCGTTCACCCGGAAGATGGAGCGCTCCCCTTCTATGCGCCGCTCCACCACCAGGCGTTCCCGGCCCCGGGAAAGCTCCAGCCGCACCTCGGCCAGGCCTTGGGGCGGTCGGCTTTCGCTTCCGTGGAAGAGGAAGGCCCTGAGTTCCTGGCCCCTTAGGTCCTGGGCCCGGGCCCCGGTGACGAAGCGCAGGGCCTCCACCAGGTTGCTCTTGCCCGAGCCATTGGGCCCGATAATGCCGGTGATGGGGTCAGGAAAGTCCAAAGCGGTGCGCTCCGCAAAGGACTTGAACCCCTGGAGGAGCAAGCGGTCAATGCGCCAGGCTTCCTTTTCCCTCATGGCAGGCGATAAGGTTGGCTTAGGTCTAAATGGGCCAGCCCCGGCTTAGGTTCCCCCTCCACCAGGAAGCGCACCCCCTGGGCCTGGGGGAAGGTGGCCAGGAGGGTGTAGGCCAAGCTGTAAAGGCGTAGGGCTTCCTGGCTGGCATCCAGACCCAGGGGGAAATCGGCGGGAAGATCCACCACGAAAACCTGGGCCATCCGGTAGAGGGCCCGGGGTTTAGGGGCCTGCAAGGCCTCGGCCCAGGCGGCCAGAACTTTGTGCTCCGGCGTATCCCCCGGGGCCAACTCCAGGGTGCGGGTTTCCTTGCGGAGGCCTTGAGGGGGATTGGGAAGGTAAAGGATGGTGGGCAGGCTGCTTGCGGCCAGGGTCTCCTCCGAGGGCAAAGGCAGGGCGGAGGAAGCCTGGTGCCCTGGGCTTTGCCAGTAGACCAGAGCCCCCAGGGCGAAGACGGCAAGGCCAAGGAGGTTCCAGAAGGTCAAGAGTCGGCGCATGGTTACTCCAAGTAGGTGCGGATGGCCTGGGCGATGGCCTCCGCCACCTGGTTGCGGGCCTCAGGGGTCTTGAGCCGCTCCACCCCCACCTCCAGGAGTACCCCTGCCCCCGGGATATCCGTGAGGGCGTAGGGACCCTCGGCCCGGGCCAGCACGAGGCCCAGGGCAGAAAAGGCCTTTTCCAAGGCCACGGCCAGGCGCCGCGGGTCACCGGCATAGACCTTCAACAAGGCGGCTTGCTCCGCTGGGGCCGTGGCCAGGAGGGCCTCGGCGTTCCGGGCAAGGGGAGAGGTGCGGGCCTTGGGGAGGTAGAGGTTCACGGCGCTGCCCTGGGTCACGTGCAGGGAAACCATCACCGAGGCGGTTTGCGCCTGGGCCAAGCGGGCCTCGAGGGGCACGTACTGGTCGGTTTGCCGGGTGAGTCTGGCGTTGGCCAGGCGGGAGGCTACCCTCTTGGCCAGATCCAGGGTGAGGTCCTTTTCCCAGAAGCCCCCCGCCGAGATACCTGGGTCCTGCCCCCCGTGTCCCGGGTCCAGGAGCACCGTGGGCCTGGGTCTAACCAGGGAACCCCACTCCAGGACCACCTGGCCCCCGCCGGGGTAGTAGAGCCGGGCGGGCGGGCTTTCCAGGGCCAGGCGCAGGCCCTGGGCCTCCTGGCTCAGGCCCGCCCCCTCTCCCTGGGCCAGGAGGAAGAGGACGCTGTTGCCCTCCACCAGGGCGTTCACCTCCCGGGAGAAGCGCACCAAAAGGCGGGCTGGCCCGCGTTCCACCGAAAGAAGCTTAGCCCAGGGAAGCCGGAGCAGGATACCTTCCTGGGCCCGGTATTCCAGGCCCAAGGCCTCGCTTAAGGGCCGTAAAGGGACAAGGACCTCCTGCCCCCGTTTCCAGGCCGCCCCCCGGGCGGCCGCCTGGGCCTCGTTGGCCACCAGGGGGAAGGCCTTGTAGCGGCTTCCCAGGCCCAGGGCCACCTGGCCTTCCCCTTGCCACAGGGCAAGCCCCAGGCCCCGGGCTATAAGGCCCACTTCCCCGTAGGCCAAGCCCCGCCCCCCGGGATACAAGGCCTGGCCCACCTCCCCCCCCACCAGGAGGGGCCTTGGCGCCTGGGCCAGGGCGAGAAGGAGGAATAAGGCCAGCGCCAGGAACCTCATAGCTCCTCCAGGGCGCGGCGCACGGCCCGCTTTTTGTCGTCTTCCTTCCTTTGATAGGCCTTTTTCCCCCGGGCCAAACCCAGGAGCACCTTGGCGTAGCCCCGTTCGTTGAAGTAAATCTTTAGGGGTACCAGGGTGAGACCCTTTTGCTCCACCTTGCCCCTTAACCGGTTGAGCTCGTGGCGGTGAAGAAGGAGCTTCCGCTTTCTCCTGGGGTCCACGTTGGTGTAGGATCCCTTTTCGTAGGGGGCGATGTAGAGGTTTTCCAGGTAAAGCTCACCGTTTTCAAACTTGGCGAAGCTCCCGGTAAAATCCACCTTACCGGCGCGCAGGGACTTGACCTCGGTTCCCTTGAGGACGATCCCCGCCTCGTAGGTTTCCAGGATCTCGTAGTCGTGCCGCGCCCGGCGGTTCTCCAGCACGAAGGCCATCTTACCAAAGGCGGTAGGCTTCCGGCCGCCGGTGGCGGAGGATGGGGTAGCGGGCGCGGTACTCCTCCAGGAAGGCAAAGTCTAGGTCCACCAGCAAAACCCCCTCCTCATGCCTTAGGCCCAGGAGGCGCCCATCAGGGGCCACCGCCAGGGAGGGGCTTCCCGTGTCCGCACGGTTGGCCAGGAGCAGATAGGCCTGGTTCTCCGCAGCCCGGGCCCGGGCCAGGACCGAGAGAAGCTCTTGGTACTCCCCGGGCCAGGCCGAGCCCACCAGAAAGCCCTCGGCGCCCATCAGGGCATAACTGCGAAACAGCTCGGGAAAGTCCAGATCGTAGCAAAGGGCAAGCCCGAACCGTTTGCCGCGAAACTCCCAGATCACGGGGCCTTCCCCGGGCGCAATCCCCTCATCCCCCTCTTCGTCCGACGCCAGGTAGGGATGCACCTTATCGTAAAAGGGACCCTGGGGGAAGATGCCAAGCCGGTTCCTGGGGCCAGGGGCCAGGAAGCCTGCGAGCACCGGTATCCGGTTTTCCTCAGCCAGGGCCTTAAGGGCCTGGGGAAGGGTGTCTTCCCCTTGCTTCCCTAGGATCAGCTCGGGAAGGAGGAGGGCCAAGGCCCCCTCCCCTTGCGCCCTTTCTATTAGGGGTAGGAGGGCCTTGAGCAACTCGGAAACGCTGGGCTTTTTGCCCAGGTGGGCTAGGGCTACCCGCACGCTAGCGCTTTCCCAGGAGTTTCCAGGCGGAGGGCAAAAGGAGGGCAGCCAGGACCGCCTTCACCAGGTCCCCGGGGATGAAGGGGAAAAGCCCCATGGCCAGAAGTGCGCCCGTTCCGGCGAACTTTCCTGCCCCCATGAGCCAGGCGGCAAGCCAGGGAAGCCCCACCAGGTAGAGGAGGGCGTTGCCCGCCAGCATGGCCAGTAGGGTACCCAGGAAGCTGCGGTCTAGGCCAAACCGCTCTACCAAAAGACCCACGAGCCCCGCTGCCAAGGGGAAGGCCAACAGGAACCCTCCGGTGGGGCCCAGAATCCTGGCCAGGCCGCCCGTGCCCCCCGCGAAGACGGGTAGCCCCATGGCGCCCTCCGCCAAATAGGCGAGAAGGGCCAGGAATCCCAGGCGGCTACCCAGGGCCGCGCCCACCAGAAGAATCGCCAAGGTCTGGCCGGTGATGGGCACGGGGGTGAAGGGCAAAGGGATGCTGATCCTGGCGGCCAGGGCCACGAGGAGGCTACCCGCCAGGATTAGGGTGAGGTCTCGAGCCAGGCTACGATTTGGCCAAAGGATTTTTACCAAGGGGGTATAGGGAAGAACCTCGGTTTTCCA
The window above is part of the Thermus albus genome. Proteins encoded here:
- the sdaAA gene encoding L-serine ammonia-lyase, iron-sulfur-dependent, subunit alpha, with product MPLTLNELASLSGRASEAVLREEVEETGLVPEVILDKLRERLGVMRDSIRRGLASDAPSVAGMVGRNAKTLWETPDPLRDPLLKRVQAYAMAVNEENARMGRIVAAPTAGSAGTLPGALLGVADHLGIPDEALLMPMVLAAGVAKIINRQIYIAGASGGCQAEIGSSAAMAAAAVTELLGGSPEACAHAAALALQNTLGLVCDPVGGFVEVPCVMRNGFYAVHAVSAASMALAGIRSVIPPDEVILAMAGIGRLLPLELKETGLGGLADTPTGRRLAAQALGQVSED
- a CDS encoding sulfurtransferase; translation: MGYAHPEVLVSTEWVQERLQDPQVRILEVDEDILLYDTGHIPNAQKVDWQRDFWNPVVRDFVDEEGFANLMERLGISNDTTVILYGDKNNWWAAYAFWFLKYNGHQDVRLMNGGRQKWVQEGRPLTTEVPTFPKGHYRVPYRDESIRAYRDEVLKHILKAKEGKGALVDVRSPEEYRGELTHMPGYPQEGALRAGHIPGAKNIPWAKAVNPDGTFKTVEELAALYQSLGITPDKDVVVYCRIAERSSHSWFVLKYLLGYPHVKNYDGSWTEWGNLVGVPVAKGEE
- a CDS encoding zinc metallopeptidase, which translates into the protein MDMLALLLMVLVFVASLAIQGGLQATFARFSRLANSRGLTGAQVARAILDAHGLTHVRVEPVPGALTDHYDPHAKAVRLSEPNYASPSLAALAVAAHEVGHAVQDAQGYAWLRVRASLLPAASLGSNLGPWLVILGLMVGAIGLAKLGLYLFLAVALFQLVTLPVEFDASRRALEFLRRMGFLSQQEMAPARQVLTWAALTYVAALASSLATLLYYASLLMGRREE
- a CDS encoding zf-TFIIB domain-containing protein, whose product is MPLLLCPNCQVGMREVERRGVLLDVCPQCGGVWLDKGELEKLLAEAREVERSYEEEREAYYRKEGKPYRKKKGFLDIFD
- a CDS encoding peroxiredoxin; the encoded protein is MEETVTLPRLNEPAPDFVAKTTAGELRLSDLKGKWVVLFSHPADFTPVCSTEFLAFAKRQKEFEELGVQLVGLSIDSIYAHLAWLKDLEEMSGVQINFPVIADLDMKVSKLYGMIHPAASETAAVRAVFIIDPNGILRGMLYYPLTTGRNIDEILRFIRALQFTDRTGLNTPADWQPGEAAIVKPPATLDELKADEARKTEYAEYRRWYLRLKKAE
- a CDS encoding nucleoside triphosphate pyrophosphohydrolase family protein, which encodes MTLNEYQQQAKKTALYPEAYRILYPTLGLVGEAGELANKVKKVLRDRGGTLGPDAREDLLAELGDVLWYVAQLATDLGVSLEEVAQGNLAKLRSRLERGKIGGSGDNR
- a CDS encoding AAA family ATPase; translated protein: MREKEAWRIDRLLLQGFKSFAERTALDFPDPITGIIGPNGSGKSNLVEALRFVTGARAQDLRGQELRAFLFHGSESRPPQGLAEVRLELSRGRERLVVERRIEGERSIFRVNGRPISAKTLALHLAGTGLGRGGYAIVGQGEVATLLEAPEEVLLGHLEEASGLRPVAEAARTTEERLREAWDLLEQRRLGLEELQARAEGLRREAATAQKARELDLQVLALKASLLEARIEEAQKEMQRAQERLEALAQEEETLKEERAGLEAHRQTLGKKEEALRQELEAVRLRLKEREGWERELRELSRLQKTLDRPPPPDPGPPVPPPPVPAEELRQRLKALRARENQLKEEKRRHEEALRRYLSERARYEERQKAYAEALARRQRLEEELGRKQEALRVLEAQAAQRRQLEARLAELKAQAQAAQREAERLRRLLQAGSDLQEGPRKVRKLPGVLGVVADLVRPEPGLELALEVALGPRLQWVLTQDEEAAKAAIALLKREGGRATFLPLSLLSPPPPPSPQPASGLLGPAFRLARLRLGVPHEEEVLLTLFGDTLVFRDLDTALAYRKAGGRERLVTVEGEVLERLGALTGGRPRGGGETLLLRRRLEDLEAEEELLPQKVRALEEALAPLASYQHLEELRAQVATLKRSLASPLPPPPEPPPPPQDPWEETQLQVLEEELTKLEEALAQADAHERWQLLSQAQKAWEEAEQEVRRLQLRMEELKAKLAATEPLLAEMQALESQLVALREERRALQERETRALTRANALLAERENLSLLLARREALLEELLRERAALPPVERIPGTPKALQAKLAQLERERASLGPVNALAERELLQLEARLKAQEEEVQEALEALHRLEAETKAVEREYAERLRESFAVFQEAFRRNASALLGAQAEVRREGRGLKLALVPAGKRTQDLRLLSLGEKTLGALAFLFSLGELQGGLPLAVLDEVDAALDDANLARFTRFLHSGQQFILITHQKRTMEACHALYGVTAQGGVSRVYSIRKEVAHDPE
- a CDS encoding GerMN domain-containing protein; translated protein: MRRLLTFWNLLGLAVFALGALVYWQSPGHQASSALPLPSEETLAASSLPTILYLPNPPQGLRKETRTLELAPGDTPEHKVLAAWAEALQAPKPRALYRMAQVFVVDLPADFPLGLDASQEALRLYSLAYTLLATFPQAQGVRFLVEGEPKPGLAHLDLSQPYRLP
- a CDS encoding N-acetylmuramoyl-L-alanine amidase family protein, with translation MRFLALALFLLLALAQAPRPLLVGGEVGQALYPGGRGLAYGEVGLIARGLGLALWQGEGQVALGLGSRYKAFPLVANEAQAAARGAAWKRGQEVLVPLRPLSEALGLEYRAQEGILLRLPWAKLLSVERGPARLLVRFSREVNALVEGNSVLFLLAQGEGAGLSQEAQGLRLALESPPARLYYPGGGQVVLEWGSLVRPRPTVLLDPGHGGQDPGISAGGFWEKDLTLDLAKRVASRLANARLTRQTDQYVPLEARLAQAQTASVMVSLHVTQGSAVNLYLPKARTSPLARNAEALLATAPAEQAALLKVYAGDPRRLAVALEKAFSALGLVLARAEGPYALTDIPGAGVLLEVGVERLKTPEARNQVAEAIAQAIRTYLE
- the smpB gene encoding SsrA-binding protein SmpB, whose amino-acid sequence is MAFVLENRRARHDYEILETYEAGIVLKGTEVKSLRAGKVDFTGSFAKFENGELYLENLYIAPYEKGSYTNVDPRRKRKLLLHRHELNRLRGKVEQKGLTLVPLKIYFNERGYAKVLLGLARGKKAYQRKEDDKKRAVRRALEEL
- a CDS encoding carbon-nitrogen hydrolase family protein codes for the protein MRVALAHLGKKPSVSELLKALLPLIERAQGEGALALLLPELILGKQGEDTLPQALKALAEENRIPVLAGFLAPGPRNRLGIFPQGPFYDKVHPYLASDEEGDEGIAPGEGPVIWEFRGKRFGLALCYDLDFPELFRSYALMGAEGFLVGSAWPGEYQELLSVLARARAAENQAYLLLANRADTGSPSLAVAPDGRLLGLRHEEGVLLVDLDFAFLEEYRARYPILRHRRPEAYRLW
- a CDS encoding biotin transporter BioY, whose protein sequence is MWKTEVLPYTPLVKILWPNRSLARDLTLILAGSLLVALAARISIPLPFTPVPITGQTLAILLVGAALGSRLGFLALLAYLAEGAMGLPVFAGGTGGLARILGPTGGFLLAFPLAAGLVGLLVERFGLDRSFLGTLLAMLAGNALLYLVGLPWLAAWLMGAGKFAGTGALLAMGLFPFIPGDLVKAVLAALLLPSAWKLLGKR